In the Mycolicibacterium thermoresistibile genome, one interval contains:
- a CDS encoding FAD-dependent oxidoreductase, whose product MTDPRRVHHHAPPGLPDARGLARRPHVVVVGAGIAGLAAATGLAERGVTVDVVEQAGYLGGRVGGWTEDIGPDVPGGAAMNRGFHAFFRQYYNLRTLLRRIDPGLGMLTPVDDYPLVDAHGRRDTFRGLPKTPPFNAMAFALRSPTFRLRDLIRLNARAAAPLAAVELPGIYRHLDDTDAESFLRAINFPPAARHLAFEVFSRSFFAQPSQLSAAELATMFHIYFLGSSEGLVFDVVNANFDVALWNPLRDQLESRGVRFHTGVGVRAVDAGARFRVSCDSGDELTADGVVLATDVTGLQRIVAASPGLGDAGWRDRIAGLHTAPPFVVHRLWLDRPVAPDRPPFLGTGGWSPLDNVSVLETYEHQARDWARCTGGSVVELHSYAVTEPTDGLRDALLDRLHALYPETADAGIVAERVLCRQDCPRFAPGDHAGRPGVAGPHPALALAGDGIRIDLPVALMERAATTGWSAANRLLTHFGLAGHPLYTVPTRGRSAALRRLARREVRQVR is encoded by the coding sequence TTGACCGATCCGCGCCGGGTCCACCACCACGCCCCACCCGGCCTGCCCGATGCGCGCGGCCTGGCCCGCCGTCCGCACGTCGTGGTGGTCGGCGCCGGCATCGCCGGGCTGGCCGCCGCGACCGGCCTGGCCGAACGGGGAGTCACCGTCGACGTGGTGGAACAGGCCGGGTATCTCGGCGGCCGGGTCGGCGGCTGGACCGAGGACATCGGACCGGACGTCCCCGGCGGCGCCGCGATGAACCGCGGATTCCACGCGTTCTTCCGGCAGTACTACAACCTGCGAACGTTGTTGCGGCGCATCGATCCCGGGCTGGGCATGCTGACCCCGGTCGACGACTATCCGCTGGTCGACGCGCACGGGCGCCGCGACACCTTCCGCGGCCTGCCGAAGACCCCGCCGTTCAACGCGATGGCGTTCGCGTTGCGCAGCCCCACCTTCCGGCTGCGCGATCTCATCCGGCTCAACGCCCGGGCCGCCGCGCCGTTGGCCGCGGTGGAACTGCCCGGCATCTACCGCCACCTCGACGACACCGACGCCGAATCGTTCCTGCGGGCGATCAACTTCCCGCCGGCGGCCCGCCACCTGGCCTTCGAGGTGTTCTCCCGCAGCTTCTTCGCGCAACCGTCGCAGCTGTCGGCCGCCGAACTGGCCACCATGTTCCACATCTACTTCCTCGGCTCCAGCGAGGGCCTGGTGTTCGACGTGGTCAACGCCAACTTCGATGTGGCGCTGTGGAATCCGCTGCGCGACCAGCTGGAGTCGCGCGGGGTGCGGTTCCACACCGGCGTCGGGGTGCGGGCCGTCGACGCCGGCGCGCGGTTCCGGGTCAGCTGCGACTCCGGGGACGAGTTGACCGCCGACGGCGTCGTGCTGGCCACCGACGTCACCGGTCTGCAACGCATCGTCGCCGCCTCCCCCGGCCTCGGCGATGCGGGCTGGCGGGACCGGATCGCCGGATTGCACACCGCGCCGCCGTTCGTCGTGCACCGGCTGTGGCTGGACCGGCCCGTCGCACCGGACCGGCCGCCGTTCCTGGGCACCGGGGGCTGGTCGCCGCTGGACAACGTCAGCGTGCTCGAGACCTACGAGCACCAGGCGCGTGACTGGGCCCGGTGCACCGGCGGCTCGGTGGTGGAACTGCACTCCTACGCGGTCACCGAACCGACCGACGGGCTGCGGGACGCGCTGCTGGACCGGCTGCACGCGCTGTACCCGGAGACCGCCGATGCCGGCATCGTCGCCGAGCGGGTGCTGTGCCGTCAGGACTGCCCGCGGTTCGCCCCCGGTGATCACGCCGGCCGTCCCGGGGTGGCCGGCCCGCACCCGGCGCTGGCCCTGGCCGGTGACGGCATCCGCATCGACCTGCCGGTGGCGTTGATGGAACGGGCCGCCACCACCGGCTGGTCCGCCGCCAACCGGTTGCTGACGCACTTCGGCCTGGCCGGGCATCCGCTGTACACGGTGCCCACCCGGGGCCGGTCCGCCGCGCTGCGCCGGCTGGCCCGCCGAGAGGTTCGGCAGGTCCGATGA
- a CDS encoding DUF3068 domain-containing protein produces MNRAVALRIAACGLMGLGAALLIAALLLSTYTKSKIAKIPLDLDTTLVSDGTAVAFDPESLAGERFVIDPDVPVVLQEQVSVEAPANADVVTLQVGSTLRRTDKQQDTGLLLAMVDTVTVNRETAEAVSSDTNPGGAVQKPRAIEATQPPTNIALPHEGLTYRFPFDTEKKTYPVFDPIAQQAFDANYSGEEDVNGLTTYRFTQNVGFDAEGELVDPVRYSSLYDNDEDAQVTARAAQWGVEGESDEPITMTRYYAAQRTFWVDPVTGTIVKSEERAHHYYARDALEPEVTFVDYTVTSTEETVEEQVAAARDERDRLGLWGRVLPITFTALGLVSLVGGALLGSFSLRAESALIDPGLDDAEHGFFGPEGRPVPGAEAQTEKLPAQRPSDLPPDRPI; encoded by the coding sequence TTGAACCGCGCAGTGGCGCTGCGGATTGCGGCATGCGGACTCATGGGGCTGGGCGCGGCCCTGCTGATCGCCGCACTGTTGTTATCCACCTACACCAAGAGCAAGATCGCCAAGATTCCGCTGGACCTGGACACCACGCTGGTCAGCGACGGCACCGCGGTCGCGTTCGACCCGGAGTCGCTGGCCGGTGAGCGGTTCGTCATCGACCCGGATGTGCCGGTGGTGCTGCAGGAGCAGGTCTCGGTGGAGGCGCCGGCCAACGCCGATGTGGTGACCTTGCAGGTGGGCAGCACGTTGCGGCGCACCGACAAACAGCAGGACACCGGTCTGCTGTTGGCGATGGTCGACACCGTCACGGTGAACCGGGAGACCGCCGAGGCGGTGTCCAGCGACACCAATCCGGGCGGTGCGGTGCAGAAGCCGCGGGCGATCGAGGCCACCCAGCCGCCGACCAACATCGCGCTGCCGCACGAGGGGTTGACCTACCGGTTCCCGTTCGACACCGAGAAGAAGACCTATCCGGTGTTCGACCCGATCGCGCAGCAGGCGTTCGACGCCAACTACTCCGGTGAGGAGGACGTCAACGGCCTGACCACCTACCGGTTCACCCAGAACGTCGGCTTCGACGCCGAGGGCGAGCTGGTGGACCCGGTGCGGTACTCCTCGCTGTACGACAACGACGAGGACGCCCAGGTCACCGCCCGCGCCGCGCAGTGGGGGGTGGAGGGTGAATCCGACGAGCCGATCACCATGACCCGCTACTACGCCGCCCAGCGCACGTTCTGGGTGGATCCGGTGACGGGCACGATCGTCAAGTCCGAGGAGCGCGCCCACCACTACTACGCGCGGGATGCGCTCGAACCCGAGGTGACCTTCGTCGACTACACCGTCACCTCGACCGAGGAGACCGTCGAGGAGCAGGTCGCCGCGGCCCGCGACGAACGCGACCGGCTGGGCCTGTGGGGCCGGGTGCTGCCGATCACGTTCACCGCGCTGGGCTTGGTCAGCCTGGTCGGCGGGGCGTTGTTGGGGTCGTTCAGCCTGCGCGCCGAGTCGGCGCTGATCGATCCGGGTCTGGATGACGCCGAACACGGATTCTTCGGTCCGGAGGGCCGGCCGGTGCCCGGTGCGGAGGCCCAGACCGAGAAGCTGCCGGCGCAGCGGCCGTCGGATCTACCGCCGGACCGCCCGATCTGA
- a CDS encoding MSMEG_6728 family protein: MQTFLPYPGFTDTALVLDARRLGKQRVETIQVVRALTVPGYGWRHHPAAAMWAGYEEALVRYGLDICAVWSRSGRADTCAATLARDLRAGTGLRTVRDQADLAAAGELPLWLGDHDFHRAHQSALVRKDPRHYRQFFPDVPDDLPYRWPVSDRSRRIPA, translated from the coding sequence GTGCAGACCTTCTTGCCCTATCCCGGGTTCACCGACACCGCCCTGGTGCTCGACGCGCGCCGGCTCGGAAAGCAGCGGGTGGAGACCATCCAGGTGGTGCGGGCGCTGACCGTGCCCGGCTACGGCTGGCGGCACCATCCCGCCGCGGCGATGTGGGCCGGGTACGAAGAGGCGCTGGTGCGCTACGGGCTGGACATCTGCGCGGTCTGGTCGCGATCCGGCCGCGCCGACACCTGCGCCGCGACCCTGGCGCGCGATCTGCGGGCGGGCACCGGCCTGAGAACGGTCCGCGACCAGGCCGACCTCGCCGCCGCGGGGGAGCTGCCGCTGTGGCTCGGCGACCACGATTTCCACCGCGCCCACCAGTCCGCGCTGGTCCGTAAGGACCCGCGGCATTACCGGCAGTTCTTCCCCGACGTGCCCGACGACCTGCCGTACCGGTGGCCGGTGTCGGATCGAAGTCGGCGGATCCCGGCATGA
- a CDS encoding lytic transglycosylase domain-containing protein, producing the protein MQTVEGAPAPTAARAGRLLRRIQGAVRLPLSGLASVTRVLIAGAVVAAPSVIVAVLDDPEVRTAAAVTPQPVLPPGWTAESPTDTAANPRLLTEAVGPPPPAAVTEPGRLHIPAVALAAYRNADGVMARTHPGCHLSWNLLAGIGYIESRHAFGGAVDHRGTAVDPIFGPTLDGSLPGNEIIVAGQANGRTVYARAMGPMQFLPGTWELFGVDGDHDGRADPQNLFDATLAAAHYLCSGGADLRDRSALVSAVLRYNNSMAYTENVLGWAQAYATGEPPGYLPPINPPPARRVPVRTVAAPAATAPSEQSGTLPAESGRNRPQVRRGGAQSGAAATSPSSGSAGSAGSAGSGARSAGSGLSTRGSTAGAGGRGSSPTVKIGNGRTGKAR; encoded by the coding sequence ATGCAGACGGTGGAGGGCGCACCCGCGCCGACCGCCGCCCGGGCCGGCCGCCTGCTGCGCCGGATCCAGGGGGCAGTTCGACTGCCGCTCAGCGGATTGGCGAGCGTCACCCGTGTGCTGATCGCCGGCGCGGTGGTGGCCGCGCCCAGTGTCATCGTCGCGGTCCTCGACGATCCGGAGGTCCGGACCGCCGCCGCGGTGACCCCGCAGCCGGTGCTCCCACCGGGGTGGACCGCGGAGTCCCCGACGGACACGGCCGCGAACCCGCGGCTACTGACCGAGGCCGTCGGCCCGCCACCACCCGCCGCGGTCACCGAGCCGGGCCGGTTGCACATTCCCGCCGTCGCGCTCGCCGCCTACCGCAACGCCGACGGTGTCATGGCCCGCACCCATCCCGGCTGCCACCTCAGCTGGAACCTGCTCGCCGGCATCGGCTACATCGAGTCCCGGCACGCGTTCGGCGGGGCCGTCGACCACCGCGGCACCGCCGTCGACCCGATCTTCGGGCCGACCCTGGACGGCTCGCTGCCCGGCAACGAGATCATCGTCGCCGGTCAGGCCAACGGACGGACCGTGTATGCCCGTGCCATGGGTCCGATGCAGTTCCTACCCGGCACCTGGGAGCTGTTCGGGGTGGACGGCGACCACGACGGCCGGGCCGACCCGCAGAACCTGTTCGACGCCACCCTGGCCGCCGCCCATTATCTGTGCAGCGGCGGCGCCGACCTGCGTGATCGGTCGGCACTGGTCAGCGCGGTGCTGCGATACAACAACTCGATGGCCTACACCGAGAACGTGCTGGGCTGGGCGCAGGCCTACGCCACCGGGGAGCCGCCCGGTTACCTGCCGCCGATCAATCCGCCGCCGGCACGGCGGGTACCGGTCCGCACGGTGGCCGCGCCGGCCGCCACCGCCCCGTCGGAACAGTCGGGCACGCTGCCGGCGGAGTCGGGCCGCAACCGACCGCAGGTGCGCCGGGGCGGCGCGCAGTCCGGTGCCGCGGCCACCTCGCCGTCCTCCGGATCGGCCGGATCGGCCGGATCGGCTGGGTCGGGCGCACGCTCGGCCGGGTCGGGTCTCAGCACCCGTGGTTCGACGGCGGGTGCGGGCGGGCGCGGATCGTCGCCGACGGTCAAGATCGGCAACGGCCGCACCGGCAAGGCCCGCTGA
- a CDS encoding acyltransferase family protein — protein MAVTAEQVAGNPGDSSGASPRDLSHEVSGTRSFLPAVEGLRACAALGVIVTHVAFQTGHTSGAVGRLLGRFDLAVAVFFALSGFLLWRGHAAAVRGLRPTPATGRYLRSRVVRIMPGYLVAVVVILLLLPGATADLTVWLANLTLTQIYVPLTLTSGLTQMWSLSVEMTFYLVLPLLALLARQVPVRARIPVLLATAVLSLFWVRIPFGPDSGLNPWNWPPAFFSWFAAGMILAELTVTRVGWFHRLARRRVLMGMFALAAFLVAASPLVGLEGLAPGSIVQVTLKTVMGALLAAALLAPLVLDRPDTPHRFLASAPMVTLGRWSYGIFVWHLAALAMVFPMIGEFPFNGNMPVVLVLTVLFTIAIAAVSYGLVEQPCRAAYRRWEMRRARPDAPAPPLDSAVTSVATPISR, from the coding sequence ATGGCGGTGACGGCTGAACAGGTGGCGGGAAACCCGGGGGACTCCTCCGGGGCCAGCCCGCGCGACCTCTCGCACGAGGTCAGCGGCACCCGCAGCTTTCTGCCCGCGGTCGAGGGGCTGCGCGCCTGCGCGGCGCTGGGCGTCATCGTGACCCACGTGGCCTTCCAGACCGGCCACACCAGCGGCGCGGTGGGCCGGCTGCTCGGCCGCTTCGACCTGGCCGTCGCGGTGTTCTTCGCGCTGTCCGGGTTCCTGCTGTGGCGCGGGCACGCCGCGGCGGTCCGCGGGCTGCGGCCCACCCCGGCGACCGGCCGCTACCTGCGCTCCCGGGTGGTGCGGATCATGCCCGGCTATCTGGTCGCGGTGGTGGTCATCCTGCTGTTGCTGCCCGGCGCCACCGCCGACCTCACCGTCTGGCTGGCCAACCTGACCCTCACCCAGATCTACGTGCCGCTGACGCTGACGTCCGGGCTGACCCAGATGTGGAGCCTGTCGGTGGAGATGACGTTCTATCTGGTGCTGCCGCTGTTGGCGCTGCTGGCCCGGCAGGTGCCGGTGCGGGCCCGCATCCCGGTGCTGCTGGCCACCGCGGTGCTGAGCCTATTCTGGGTGCGGATCCCGTTCGGCCCGGATTCCGGGCTCAACCCGTGGAACTGGCCGCCGGCGTTCTTCTCCTGGTTCGCCGCCGGCATGATCCTGGCCGAACTCACCGTGACCCGGGTCGGCTGGTTCCACCGGCTGGCCCGCCGCCGGGTGCTGATGGGGATGTTCGCGCTCGCGGCGTTCCTGGTGGCGGCGTCACCGCTGGTCGGGTTGGAGGGGCTGGCGCCGGGCTCGATCGTGCAGGTCACCCTGAAGACCGTGATGGGGGCGCTGCTGGCGGCGGCCCTGCTGGCGCCGCTGGTGCTGGACCGGCCGGACACCCCGCACCGGTTCCTGGCCAGCGCGCCGATGGTGACGCTGGGCCGCTGGTCGTACGGGATCTTCGTGTGGCATCTGGCCGCGCTGGCGATGGTGTTCCCGATGATCGGGGAGTTCCCGTTCAACGGCAACATGCCGGTGGTGCTGGTGCTGACGGTGCTGTTCACCATCGCGATCGCCGCGGTGAGCTACGGGCTGGTGGAGCAGCCGTGCCGGGCCGCCTACCGGCGCTGGGAGATGCGCCGGGCCCGCCCGGACGCGCCGGCGCCGCCGCTGGACTCGGCGGTCACGAGCGTCGCGACGCCGATCTCGCGATGA
- a CDS encoding phytoene/squalene synthase family protein, protein MIGSELDAAGVSDPALREAYRRCRMLNAAHGRTFFLATRLLAPHQRPAVHALYGFARQADDILDDFNPDRGAVERAEQLQRLATRLFDALVQGTGCGADPALAAVVHTARRYDISWNLFDDFLASMRMDLTVTDYPDRPALEHYMHGSAEVIGLQMLPVLGTVVPREEAAPYAAALGKAFQLTNFLRDVDEDLQRGRVYLPADELAAHDVDRDVLMWCHTRHRTDPRVRRALAEQHAVTRRVYDYARTGIAMLAPGSRPCISAALTLYSEILDRIESIDYAIFSQRASVGTARRLRVACGGLIRAWRSRGAEPAGGR, encoded by the coding sequence GTGATCGGTTCCGAACTCGACGCCGCCGGGGTGAGCGACCCGGCATTGCGCGAGGCGTACCGCCGCTGCCGGATGCTCAACGCCGCGCACGGCCGCACCTTCTTCCTCGCCACCCGGCTGCTGGCCCCGCATCAACGCCCGGCGGTGCACGCGCTGTACGGCTTCGCCCGGCAGGCCGACGACATCCTCGACGACTTCAACCCGGACCGCGGCGCCGTCGAACGGGCCGAACAGCTGCAACGGTTGGCGACCCGACTGTTCGACGCCCTGGTGCAGGGCACGGGCTGCGGAGCCGATCCGGCGCTGGCCGCGGTGGTGCACACCGCCCGCCGCTACGACATCTCCTGGAATCTGTTCGACGACTTCCTGGCGTCGATGCGGATGGATCTCACCGTCACCGACTATCCCGACCGGCCCGCGCTGGAGCACTACATGCACGGTTCGGCGGAGGTGATCGGCCTGCAGATGCTGCCGGTGCTCGGCACGGTGGTGCCCCGCGAGGAAGCCGCCCCCTACGCCGCCGCGCTGGGAAAAGCGTTTCAGCTGACCAACTTTCTGCGCGACGTCGACGAGGATCTGCAACGGGGCCGGGTGTATCTGCCGGCCGACGAGCTGGCCGCCCACGACGTCGACCGCGACGTGTTGATGTGGTGCCACACCCGCCACCGCACCGATCCGCGGGTGCGCCGGGCGCTGGCGGAGCAGCACGCCGTCACCCGCCGGGTGTACGACTACGCCCGCACCGGGATCGCCATGCTGGCACCGGGTTCCCGGCCGTGCATCAGTGCGGCGCTGACCCTGTACTCGGAGATCCTGGACCGCATCGAGAGCATCGACTACGCCATCTTCAGTCAGCGTGCCAGCGTCGGCACCGCCCGCCGGCTGCGGGTGGCCTGCGGTGGCCTGATCCGGGCCTGGCGCAGCCGTGGCGCCGAACCGGCCGGAGGACGGTAG
- a CDS encoding lycopene cyclase domain-containing protein, whose protein sequence is MDRWHYLLVLAGCLAITAPLEFFGAGVYRRAGRAARAILPVAAVFLIWDGIAIAFGVWTFDSRYLTGVMLPGGFPVEEVLFFVVIPLCGLLTYNAVDTILARMRRSRVESEPPIPGRRR, encoded by the coding sequence ATGGACCGTTGGCACTACCTGCTGGTGCTGGCCGGATGTCTGGCGATCACCGCACCGCTGGAGTTCTTCGGCGCCGGCGTCTACCGCCGGGCCGGCCGGGCCGCCCGGGCGATCCTGCCCGTCGCGGCGGTGTTTCTGATCTGGGACGGCATCGCGATCGCGTTCGGGGTGTGGACGTTCGATTCCCGGTATCTGACCGGGGTGATGCTGCCGGGCGGGTTCCCCGTCGAGGAGGTGCTGTTCTTCGTGGTGATCCCGCTGTGTGGGCTGCTCACCTACAACGCCGTGGACACCATCCTGGCGCGGATGCGGCGCAGCCGCGTCGAATCGGAGCCCCCGATACCGGGCCGGCGGCGATGA
- the idi gene encoding isopentenyl-diphosphate Delta-isomerase — MTVVDTEEFVVLLDEQGRQVGTAPKVSVHHQDTPLHLGFSCYLLDGDGRVLLTRRALVKRTWPGVWTNSCCGHPGPGEPIEEAVRRRAHHELGLRIEEPVCVLPDFRYHAVAADGTAENEICPVFVARADGPVRPAADEVMDWRWVRWQELRAAAELPWSISPWAAVQIPLLHDTGAVG, encoded by the coding sequence ATGACGGTCGTCGACACCGAAGAATTCGTCGTACTGCTCGACGAGCAGGGCCGACAGGTGGGCACCGCCCCGAAAGTATCGGTCCACCACCAGGACACCCCGCTGCACCTGGGTTTCTCCTGCTACCTTCTCGACGGCGACGGCAGGGTCCTGCTCACCCGGCGCGCCCTGGTCAAACGCACCTGGCCGGGAGTGTGGACCAACTCCTGTTGCGGCCATCCCGGTCCCGGCGAACCGATCGAGGAAGCGGTGCGCCGCCGGGCCCACCACGAACTGGGGCTGCGGATCGAGGAACCGGTGTGTGTGCTGCCGGACTTCCGCTACCACGCGGTGGCCGCCGACGGCACCGCGGAGAACGAGATCTGCCCGGTGTTCGTGGCCCGTGCCGACGGTCCGGTCCGCCCGGCAGCCGACGAGGTGATGGATTGGCGGTGGGTGCGGTGGCAGGAGTTGCGCGCCGCCGCGGAGCTGCCGTGGTCGATCAGCCCGTGGGCCGCCGTCCAGATCCCGCTACTGCACGACACCGGCGCCGTCGGCTGA
- a CDS encoding DUF5914 domain-containing protein, translating to MSIAANLRSRWAKTVPFQVLPPLRWAAQRPTFRAAEPAVIAGALTRSQRRPGGNWFAFAAADRIGDRPLGTRVGGVELVAWRGADGTLRVGPGACPHLGADLSTGRVDHGTLVCPWHGLRLDGGCREFGWSPYPSHDDGVLAWVRLDRVGGENPTDRPVPAPRPAGVRLAAVTRLVGRCEPHDIIANRLDPWHGAWFHPYSFTRLEVVSAPPPGIEVPPEEDRFLVAVTFRMGRLGVPVIAEFTAPGPRTIVMRIVDGEGAGSVVETHATPIGPGADGAPRTAVLEAVVAHSNRPNFVHALRGAALIRPLMRRAATRLWRDDLAYAERLYRLRADRRGGAAGSADGAGVVQ from the coding sequence ATGAGCATCGCGGCCAATCTGCGCTCCCGGTGGGCGAAAACCGTTCCGTTCCAGGTGCTTCCACCGTTACGCTGGGCTGCTCAACGGCCCACCTTCCGGGCCGCGGAACCGGCGGTCATCGCCGGTGCGCTGACCCGTTCCCAGCGCCGGCCCGGCGGCAACTGGTTCGCATTCGCCGCCGCCGACCGCATCGGCGACCGCCCGCTGGGCACCCGGGTGGGCGGGGTGGAGCTGGTCGCCTGGCGCGGCGCCGACGGCACCCTGCGGGTGGGGCCCGGCGCCTGCCCGCATCTGGGTGCGGACCTGTCCACCGGCCGGGTGGACCACGGAACCCTGGTGTGCCCGTGGCACGGTCTGCGGCTGGACGGCGGCTGCCGGGAGTTCGGCTGGAGCCCGTATCCGAGCCACGACGACGGGGTGCTGGCGTGGGTCCGGCTCGACCGGGTCGGCGGGGAGAACCCCACCGACCGTCCGGTGCCGGCGCCCCGGCCGGCCGGGGTTCGGTTGGCGGCGGTCACCCGCCTGGTGGGTCGCTGCGAACCGCACGACATCATCGCCAACCGGCTCGACCCCTGGCACGGCGCCTGGTTCCACCCGTATTCGTTCACCCGGCTGGAGGTGGTGTCCGCACCGCCGCCGGGCATCGAGGTGCCGCCCGAGGAGGATCGGTTCCTGGTCGCGGTGACGTTCCGGATGGGCCGGCTGGGGGTTCCGGTGATCGCCGAGTTCACCGCCCCCGGACCGCGCACCATCGTGATGCGCATCGTCGACGGCGAGGGGGCCGGCAGCGTCGTCGAAACCCATGCCACCCCCATCGGTCCCGGCGCGGACGGGGCACCGCGCACCGCGGTGCTGGAGGCCGTCGTCGCGCATTCGAACCGGCCCAACTTCGTCCATGCGCTGCGCGGCGCCGCGCTCATCAGACCGCTGATGCGCCGCGCCGCCACCCGGTTGTGGCGCGACGATCTGGCGTACGCCGAGCGGCTCTACCGGTTGCGCGCCGACCGCCGGGGCGGGGCGGCGGGGTCAGCCGACGGCGCCGGTGTCGTGCAGTAG
- a CDS encoding lycopene cyclase domain-containing protein: MTGLGYTLPAVLAVLAVCAWEMWALRTGLFRRPGYWIAMAIVLGFQIPVDGWLTKLSAPIVIYDERHTTGVRFPWDIPVEDFLFGFALVTAVLLLWERYRTRDRQNPDPQSPDEQSPDPQSQEAPR; this comes from the coding sequence ATGACGGGGTTGGGCTACACGCTGCCCGCGGTGCTGGCCGTGCTGGCGGTGTGCGCGTGGGAGATGTGGGCGTTGCGCACCGGGTTGTTCCGGCGGCCCGGCTACTGGATCGCGATGGCCATCGTCCTCGGCTTCCAGATCCCCGTCGACGGGTGGCTGACCAAACTGTCCGCGCCGATCGTCATCTACGACGAGCGGCACACCACCGGCGTCCGGTTCCCGTGGGACATCCCGGTCGAGGACTTCCTGTTCGGCTTCGCATTGGTCACCGCGGTGCTGCTGCTGTGGGAGCGGTACCGGACACGGGACCGACAGAACCCCGACCCACAGAGCCCCGACGAACAGAGCCCCGACCCACAGAGCCAGGAGGCTCCACGTTGA
- a CDS encoding glycosyltransferase family 4 protein — MSARRTRPGCSRPRVRSVLLLCWRDTGHPQGGGSETYLQRIGAQLAASGMRVTLRTARYRGAPRREIADGVHINRAGGRYTVYPRALLAMAAARLGLGPLRHVRPDVVVDTQNGVPFLARLVFGRRVAVLVHHCHRELWPVAGPVLGRVGWYVESTISPRAHRGHQYVTVSLPSARDLMDLGVPPGHIAVVRNGLDEAPPDTLAVPRSATPRLVVLSRLVPHKQIEDALEAVARLRPRIPELHLDVLGDGWWADRLVDHARSLGIADAVTFHGHVDDETKHRVLQQSWVHVMPSRKEGWGLAVTEAGQHAVPTVGYRSSGGLTDSIVDGVTGLLVDDRAELVGALERLLTDPVLLAELGAKAQARSREFSWRQSAEAMRTVLQSVYDGRRVSGLI; from the coding sequence ATGTCTGCCCGCCGAACCCGCCCCGGCTGCTCGCGTCCGCGGGTCCGCTCGGTGCTGCTGCTGTGCTGGCGGGACACCGGCCATCCGCAGGGTGGCGGCAGCGAGACCTATCTGCAGCGCATCGGCGCCCAGCTGGCCGCGTCCGGGATGCGGGTGACGCTGCGCACCGCCCGCTACCGCGGCGCGCCCCGCCGCGAGATCGCCGACGGGGTGCACATCAACCGCGCGGGCGGCCGCTACACCGTCTATCCGCGGGCGTTGCTCGCGATGGCCGCGGCCCGGCTCGGCCTGGGCCCGCTGCGGCACGTCCGCCCCGATGTGGTGGTCGACACCCAGAACGGGGTGCCGTTCCTGGCCCGGCTGGTGTTCGGCCGCCGGGTGGCGGTGCTGGTGCACCACTGCCACCGCGAGCTGTGGCCGGTGGCCGGACCGGTGCTGGGCCGGGTGGGCTGGTATGTGGAGTCGACGATCTCCCCACGCGCCCACCGCGGCCACCAGTACGTCACGGTGTCGCTGCCGTCGGCGCGCGATCTGATGGATCTCGGGGTGCCGCCCGGGCACATCGCGGTGGTGCGCAACGGGCTGGACGAGGCCCCGCCGGACACGCTGGCCGTGCCGCGCTCGGCCACACCGCGGCTGGTGGTGCTGTCCCGGCTGGTGCCGCACAAGCAGATCGAGGACGCGCTGGAGGCGGTGGCCCGGTTGCGGCCCCGGATCCCGGAGTTGCACCTGGACGTCCTCGGCGACGGGTGGTGGGCCGACCGGCTGGTCGACCATGCCCGGTCACTCGGCATCGCCGACGCGGTGACCTTCCACGGGCACGTCGACGACGAGACCAAACACCGTGTGCTGCAACAAAGCTGGGTGCACGTCATGCCGTCCCGCAAGGAGGGCTGGGGGCTGGCGGTCACCGAGGCCGGCCAGCACGCGGTGCCCACGGTCGGTTACCGGTCATCGGGCGGGCTGACCGATTCGATCGTCGACGGGGTCACCGGGCTGCTGGTCGACGACCGGGCCGAGCTGGTGGGGGCGCTGGAGCGGCTGCTGACCGATCCGGTGCTGCTCGCCGAACTCGGCGCCAAGGCCCAGGCGCGCAGCCGGGAGTTCTCCTGGCGGCAGAGCGCCGAGGCGATGCGCACGGTGCTGCAATCGGTGTACGACGGCCGGCGGGTCAGCGGTCTGATCTGA